The proteins below are encoded in one region of Apium graveolens cultivar Ventura chromosome 4, ASM990537v1, whole genome shotgun sequence:
- the LOC141717838 gene encoding small ribosomal subunit protein mL103 (rPPR7), which translates to MSYFLALRRLRHFSSVTAAAPITSVASYDAADAAAITISRAKSKLRTEYDPDKALEIYATVSEHYTSPLASRYAQDLTVKRLAKARRFKDIEKLIESHKSDPKVKQEPFLTTLIRSYGLAGMFNHALNTYNQMDELGTPRTAVSFNGLLSACNYAKLYGKVPQLFVEMSEKYGLRPNQFSYGILIKSYCEIGSPELGIEKMREMEEKGIEVTAVVFTTILHSLYKRGNVEEAERLWNEMVSKGCVLDVGAYNVRIMHLHKDKPEGLNELITEMSDAGIKPDTISYNYLMNCYCMNDMMAEAKKVYEGLEGNCCHPNAATFRTFITHLCNKEMFEYGYKVFKKSVEVNKIPDFGTLKPLVEGLVKKSNKKDAKGLIRTLRKKFPQKILKAWDQVEVELGLISTDPAKNDIKAPRT; encoded by the coding sequence ATGTCATATTTTCTCGCTCTCCGCCGTCTCCGCCACTTCTCTTCCGTCACTGCCGCCGCACCAATCACCTCCGTAGCTTCCTACGACGCCGCGGACGCCGCCGCAATAACAATCTCCAGAGCCAAATCGAAACTACGAACTGAATACGATCCCGACAAAGCATTAGAAATCTACGCCACTGTGTCCGAACACTACACCTCACCTCTCGCATCTCGCTACGCTCAGGATCTCACCGTCAAGCGTCTCGCAAAAGCTCGAAGATTTAAAGACATTGAAAAGCTAATTGAGTCTCATAAGAGTGATCCTAAAGTTAAACAAGAGCCTTTTTTAACTACACTTATTCGATCTTACGGTCTAGCTGGAATGTTTAATCATGCGCTTAATACGTATAATCAGATGGATGAGCTTGGCACACCGCGCACAGCTGTTTCGTTTAATGGATTGCTTTCGGCTTGTAATTACGCCAAATTGTATGGGAAAGTACCTCAACTGTTTGTGGAAATGTCGGAGAAGTATGGTTTAAGGCCGAATCAGTTTTCGTATGGGATATTGATCAAGTCGTATTGTGAGATTGGTTCGCCTGAGTTAGGGATTGAGAAGATGAGGGAAATGGAGGAGAAAGGAATTGAGGTTACTGCGGTTGTGTTTACGACGATTTTGCATTCGTTGTATAAGAGAGGGAATGTGGAGGAAGCGGAGAGGTTATGGAATGAGATGGTGAGTAAAGGATGTGTGCTTGATGTTGGGGCTTATAATGTTCGGATTATGCACTTGCATAAGGATAAGCCGGAAGGTCTGAATGAGCTTATTACGGAAATGAGTGATGCTGGGATTAAACCGGATACGATAAGTTACAATTATTTGATGAATTGTTAttgtatgaatgatatgatgGCGGAGGCTAAGAAGGTTTATGAAGGATTGGAAGGTAATTGTTGTCATCCTAATGCAGCGACGTTTAGGACGTTTATTACTCACTTGTGCAACAAAGAGATGTTTGAGTATGGGTATAAGGTGTTTAAGAAGAGTGTGGAGGTGAATAAAATACCGGATTTTGGTACTTTGAAGCCTTTAGTAGAGGGTTTAGTAAAGAAATCGAATAAGAAGGATGCAAAAGGGTTGATTCGCACTCTGAGGAAAAAGTTCCCGCAGAAAATCCTGAAAGCTTGGGATCAAGTTGAGGTGGAACTTGGATTGATTAGTACTGATCCTGCTAAAAATGATATAAAAGCGCCAAGGACGTGA
- the LOC141718372 gene encoding indole-3-pyruvate monooxygenase YUCCA6-like — protein MVYPNLMKSESNCIQIPGPLIIGAGPSGLAVAACLRLKGLPFLIVEKERCLASLWKLKMYDRLKLHLPKEFCQLPYMPFPQEFPAYPTKQQFITYLEAYANHFSITPRYGEGVKWAHYDPAKCVWHVRVDEVVYLCRWLIVATGENAVPVLPNIAGLQDFNGRILHTSDYKNGDECRGKKVLVVGCGNSGMEISLDLCNYDAQVSLVVRHELHVLPKEMLGRSTVALSMRLLRWLPLRLVDWFLILSSWLIHGDTSRRGIVRPKTGPLQLKEVTGRTPVLDVGSMAKIKTGEIMVVRGIKKFTPNGVEFEGGRTEGFDTVILATGYRSNVASWLKEEDFISEKDGNSANTFPKGWKGENGIYSVGFSRQGLLGISIDARRVAEDIVGQWKS, from the exons ATGGTTTATCCCAACCTGATGAAGTCGGAATCAAACTGTATTCAGATCCCGGGACCATTGATTATCGGGGCTGGACCTTCGGGGTTAGCTGTCGCTGCATGTCTTAGACTTAAAGGACTTCCATTTCTTATCGTCGAGAAAGAAAGGTGTCTAGCATCATTATGGAAACTGAAAATGTATGATCGTTTAAAACTTCACCTCCCGAAAGAATTCTGTCAATTGCCTTACATGCCATTCCCGCAGGAATTTCCTGCATACCCCACGAAGCAACAGTTCATAACTTACTTGGAAGCTTATGCCAATCATTTCTCGATCACACCAAGATACGGTGAGGGAGTTAAGTGGGCACACTATGATCCTGCTAAGTGTGTGTGGCATGTGCGTGTGGATGAAGTTGTGTATTTGTGTCGTTGGCTCATTGTAGCAACAGGGGAGAATGCAGTTCCAGTACTGCCAAATATAGCTGGATTGCAAGATTTTAATGGAAGAATTCTACACACCAGTGATTACAAGAATGGAGATGAATGTAGAGGAAAAAAGGTTCTGGTCGTGGGTTGTGGGAATTCTGGCATGGAGATCAGTTTGGACCTTTGTAATTATGACGCTCAAGTTTCTTTAGTAGTGAGACATGAG CTGCACGTTTTGCCTAAAGAAATGCTCGGTAGATCTACTGTGGCTCTCTCCATGCGGTTGCTTAGGTGGCTACCTTTAAGACTAGTCGATTGGTTTTTGATACTTTCTTCATGGCTAATTCATGGTGATACAAGCAGAAGAGGGATAGTAAGACCTAAAACTGGCCCTTTGCAACTTAAAGAGGTTACTGGTAGAACTCCTGTTCTGGATGTTGGTTCAATGGCCAAAATCAAAACTGGTGAAATTATG GTGGTTCGAGGCATTAAGAAATTCACACCCAACGGTGTTGAATTCGAGGGTGGAAGAACAGAAGGGTTTGATACAGTTATCCTAGCAACAGGGTATAGAAGCAATGTAGCATCATGGCTGAAG GAGGAAGATTTCATCAGCGAAAAAGATGGAAACTCAGCAAACACATTTCCTAAAGGCTGGAAAGGAGAGAACGGAATATACAGTGTTGGTTTCAGCCGGCAAGGATTGTTAGGAATTTCAATTGATGCACGAAGAGTTGCAGAAGATATTGTGGGGCAATGGAAGTCTTGA